One window of the Eucalyptus grandis isolate ANBG69807.140 chromosome 8, ASM1654582v1, whole genome shotgun sequence genome contains the following:
- the LOC120287577 gene encoding TMV resistance protein N-like, whose amino-acid sequence MATSIDASRMEFEVFLSFRGPDTRDNFTSCLYHDMVEKGIRVFKDNEELRVGQKIGGNLLRALDNTQIYIPIFSKSFASSVWCLREVAHMVDCTLKSDGKKEILPLFFDVKPDDVKLRTELYSNALSENEKKYGPDEVTLWKAALREVATRAGWERKGEEYGELIKLIVREVLLKLKVKSRDLPYHLVQVDDQKDIEKLLDVDSNGVRFVIIHGTGGIGKSTLAKVIFNRFLPKFNYSSFLEVVQHQDLLQVQKKLLSDTLGLTSIDGIHDTHDGIHRIRNGLSDKKVLVVVDNVDEKRQLESLAGSCDWFGSRSRIMVTVRDIRVVLNEDKQMRPSNYLAHSVNEMPLYRAIQLFSKHAFRSDTPPENCYDFSKEVVLSVGRLPLTLEVMGSLFAGMNRSKWDETLEDLKQGPPNNVRESLMISINKLNTIEKAIFLDIACFCIGEDKTYVDYMWRSSNHSPRSAIDVLLLMLLIKIDWYNCFWMHDEVRDLGRYIIKEENFEDAGKRRWMWIDENTLDILRSDEVKVIKSRRYGQSSKISGCVP is encoded by the exons ATGGCAACATCCATTGACGCTTCAAGAATGGAGTTCGAGGTGTTCCTGAGTTTCAGGGGACCGGATACTCGGGACAACTTTACTAGTTGCCTCTATCATGACATGGTCGAGAAAGGAATCCGCGTCTTCAAAGACAACGAAGAGCTCCGAGTCGGTCAGAAGATTGGTGGGAACCTTTTGCGAGCCCTTGACAACACTCAAATTTATATCCCGATTTTTTCTAAAAGCTTCGCTTCCAGTGTGTGGTGCCTCCGTGAGGTTGCGCATATGGTAGATTGTACTTTAAAGTCGGACGGGAAGAAGGAGatcctccccctttttttcgaCGTGAAACCAGATGATGTCAAGCTCAGAACCGAATTGTACAGTAATGCTCTGTCTGAGAATGAGAAGAAGTATGGCCCCGATGAGGTGACGCTGTGGAAAGCTGCTCTTCGTGAGGTTGCAACTAGAGCAGGTTGGGAGCGGAAAGGGGAAGA ATACGGGGAGcttataaaattgattgttcGAGAAGTTCTGCTTAAGCTGAAGGTGAAGAGCAGAGATCTTCCCTACCATCTAGTTCAAGTGGATGATCAAAAAGATATagaaaaattgttggatgttGACTCTAATGGCGTCCGTTTTGTTATTATCCATGGGACAGGTGGAATTGGTAAATCAACTCTTGCTAAGGTTATCTTCAACCGATTCTTGCCTAAATTCAATTACTCTAGTTTCCTTGAAGTTGTCCAACATCAAGATCTTTTACAAGTGCAAAAGAAACTCTTATCCGACACACTGGGCTTGACCTCTATTGACGGAATCCATGACACCCATGATGGGATCCATCGCATAAGAAATGGACTCAGTGACAAGAAAGTTCTGGTTGTTGTCGATAATGTGGACGAGAAGAGGCAACTCGAGAGCCTTGCAGGTAGCTGCGATTGGTTCGGTTCCAGAAGTAGGATCATGGTCACAGTCAGGGACATACGCGTAGTACTAAATGAGGACAAACAAATGCGACCTAGCAATTACTTGGCCCACTCAGTAAATGAGATGCCTTTGTATCGAGCAATTCAGCTTTTCAGTAAACACGCATTTAGAAGCGATACTCCTCCTGAGAATTGCTACGATTTCTCGAAAGAAGTTGTTTTAAGCGTAGGAAGGCTTCCTTTGACTCTGGAAGTCATGGGTTCTCTTTTTGCTGGAATGAACAGATCAAAGTGGGACGAGACACTGGAGGACTTAAAGCAAGGCCCACCTAATAATGTCCGAGAATCACTGATGATAAGCATCAACAAATTGAACACCATAGAAAAAGCCATATTCCTAGACATAGCATGTTTTTGCATCGGGGAGGATAAGACTTATGTGGACTACATGTGGCGTAGTAGCAACCATTCTCCACGCAGTGCAATTGATGTTCTCCTCCTCATGTTGTTGATAAAGATCGATTGGTACAATTGtttttggatgcatgatgaagTTCGAGATCTAGGAAGGTACATCATCAAGGAGGAGAATTTTGAAGATGCTGGAAAGCGCCGTTGGATGTGGATTGATGAAAATACTCTAGACATACTAAGGAGCGACGAGGTGAAAGTTATTAAGAGTAGAAGATATGGTCAATCCAGCAAAATCTCTGGTTGTGTTCCTTAA